From Daphnia magna isolate NIES linkage group LG2, ASM2063170v1.1, whole genome shotgun sequence:
TTTGGTAGCGTTCTTACGATGGATCAAGCACCTTCGAGTAATCTGGCAAACATCCTGAACAAAATATCGGACTTTATTATATCCACACACATGGCCATTTGCGTGACGGCAACTGTTCTCATTTTGGTAGCTTTCATTGGGATGATCGTCATCGGTCAAATAAATGGCAACAAAAGACAAGAATGCGAACAAATGACCCCGGCCCCGCAAACCATGTCTGCACAGAATGTGATGCAAAATCCGGCTCAGGAAAGATCGAATCTAGATATCAGCTCTTCGACAAGTTCTTCTTCCGATAACCCAAATCAAAAAACGAACAAAGAACTCCAAATTTCGGCAGAACCCAACCCACACGATGAAGCCTAATTTCATCGCCTAATCTCGAAAAatatttccttcttttcaaaattctcCCAGCATTCGCAAAATAGTTAGCAGTGTAAGACGAAATACATTCCGTTGgtaaaacaagtttttctttttgctttattCGTTATTTACTAGTTTAAGCAATAGAGGCCTGAATGTTCTCCACAATGAATAATACAGCCCGCAAGGTGGAATGGTATGGAACTGTGATAGCTTTCATTTCGTGATTCAGAATTGTACATGACATGCGTCCGTTTTTCACGTCATCCTGAATGAACTATTCTTATACATGGCAGCGAATAGCTGAGAAGAGCCAACCTAGTGAAGTTTTAAGAAATGCTTTGTGAAATATCGTCCTGTATTATCAGCATGTTAGTCGGTTCAATTGCCATCAGTCTGTCATCTTCTCGGGAAGGGTTACATCCGGTCGTAGACATGATTACAGCATTTGATTGTTCCGTTGACGAATGTTTATAATTGCCGACTGGATAAGATAGTCGTAGGCGAATCATAGTTTACCAGTTAATTCCGGGACTTTCGAGACAGATAACTATAAAACGTAATTGTAGAGCCGTTGCTGCTTATTGACATAAAGGACGATCTGAAAGCGTTGTTTGCATCGGGGGAAATCTCAAATCATGAGCTGTAGAAGAAAACAGTTTCTTATCAGGACATATCATCATCATGTCTCGAATTAGTTTATCCACCAAAATTGCACCTGCAGTCAACCCTCATGTGAATATTTATGTCCTTGAGATTTGCGACGTCAAGGAACTCTTAATAGCTCGTGGCTGCAATCAAGTGAACTGATTTTCTTACCGACAAGTTTTACTTTAATCGTACTGCATTGGAACACTGAAGTCGTATTAAAGTTAGTGATTGTGATTTCTGTTGGATTGGTAACGCCAATTAGTTTTTATcgaaatatttcgttttcaattttcatgTCATTGCTTCTGTCACAATCGATAACTTCGTTGCCCAAAGGTATCGATTACTAAGTGGCTGTTTTGCTTTTTGCCTTCATAGCAGCAGAAGTGAAAGAAGGAATATGGCCGGTTTGACGTGTCGTCGGGCCGTCCACTTGTGATTTTGTTGTTCCCAAAAGTTCAGTTTCTTCATGAATCTCACCCTATGTAATCTCCTATTGTTATTGTGATTCCTCTATTCTAGTTGAGAGTCGTGAGGGAAGGGATATTCCAATTCACCCTCACCCAATCTCAGCTGTATTACTACTAAGTCTCAATACCTTGGATCTGCTTGACAGGCAGCACGTAACTTCTGGACATCACTACGTCGTCGACTTTCACTTCTGTTTATTTGTGATATTGAGCTTTTTTGTGTACCCTAAAACATGTCTCTTGAAAAGAGCCTTATCATTGAAAATGATGAATCCCCACCTGGGACGGTCAGACTTGTAAAGCAGCTATCTGAACCCAACGATTTCAACAGCAGCATCAACAATGCTCATTCTTCTGCGCTTATTTCTCGTCAGAGCTCAAGCAAGTCCCTAGGTCGTTCTTCAACAGCAGATTCCAGTTTCGACAGCATCTCCCCCGAACCTCTAAGGTAACTGACACATCCATTCCCCCATTCGTGTGGCAGGATGTGAAAGACAAAGAGTAAAcatacaaacacacacactctAAAAGGAAAAGTAAAGAGACCAATGTTTTGGATCACCAGTCACTGCCATCTGCTGGTCAACAGTTGAGCGTACGCTATCGTAATCCATGGCGCTTGCGCTTTCTAGTGCCGTTGTAGGTTTGCCAATCGGCGGTAATGCTGCTCACGACTGTTTATTGATCTGTGCATCTTGTGTAGCCTTAGCTAGCTCACTGCGCGGTTCAGCTCATCGGCATTGATTTGTACGTGTCAGTTAAGCTAGTCCGGTGTTCTTGAGTTGCTGCTGGTGCGACggaaagggggaggggggaaataGAATCGAAAAGCCGCAGCCTTTGGATTGATTGCGGACTTTTGCGCAGCAGCCAATGAAATCAGAGCCGATATGTTAAGTGTTGATAGAGTGTGGTAAAAACAACTTTTGATTTCAAGGTAAGGATTCGAAAAGTTACTTTAGCAACAATTGACGATGGCATTTCACCTTTGTGTCTTAAGAGGGGGAAAGGCGAAGGAAGACGTACAAGTCATGCACTGACAGCTATGCGCTCGTGTGGCATGTGTAGGACGTCTATATCGATTTGTAACCAGGAAACGGCTAAGAAAAAGTTTAGGAAGTATGTTCAAAACTATCAGAACAAGTTGTGGATCTGACTGATGATGTCGTCTGTGGCATCCGTTTCGTTCgtatttttttaacgtttgtTTTGACAATGTTTTTGACGGCAGTCTAGAAAGCAGCGAAGAACAATCGACGCCAATCCGGAATCGTATCCGCCGGAGTGAAACCCTGCCACCCATCATCTGTTCATCCGAAGGTGTGTATTACATTGATTGCACCTTCGTGCACATATTTTGATTGTAGTTATTATAGAAGTCTTAAATAATGAAGACTCAAATGATGAATTCAAAGGAGATTCGGCTGAAATTCCGAATGGAAACATGGCGACAAGCGGATTGGACCATGGCGGAGGATCTTCTCATCTCGTGTCACCGGAACGCTTGGCTCCCGCACTCTCCTACCCTTGTCTCTTTACGGCCACGACGACGTCGTCGGGTCAATTATCGACGACCGCAACGTCCACCTCCGGCATCGCCACATCCACCCTGCTCGCCTCGTCGCCCAATTTGGCAGGGTCCGCAGTGGAGACAACAACTACGACACTATCATCGTCGTCCTCGTCGAACAGTAACAGCAATTCTTCGTCTTCGGAGGCGACGGAAGCGACCACAACCGGCCCAGCACCGGTGGTTGCAGCTTTTTCATCCTCGTCCCCCTtgaacagcagcagcagcagcagcaccggCTGCTGCAATGGTTCCGTAGCTGATCATGAAATGAGCCCTTTAGTTTCACCCCCGTCGCCCATCCTCGGTGGCCATCAGAGGCCGTCCAGGTCCCGTAGTCCATCCAGTCCGTCGCCAACGCGACCCAATGAGTCGTCTAGTAGAGAAGCTAGTCTGGAAAAAGCATCCGGTAGTGGTGGTGGAACAGGAGGGGTTGATGTTTCGCTGGATCAAATATCGGTAGAAGGCGGGGAATCGGGAAGCGCTGGATCGATGCGATCCTTTGAACATTTACCAAGAAATATGCCAAGTGGTCCAGAAAGTACGAATGGCAGCAAGGTAacccattttctttgttttttttttaacttttgctCTCTCATTTCAATTGAAGTTGGCATCGTCTCTCTTCTATTTTGCTCAGCAGGGCCGTAGTGGCGGAAGGAAAAAGTCTGCCTGGTACCAAATGTTGAATCCAACGTACCGTTCACGTTGCGAGGATTTCAAACGgattttcaaagatttgccTGTGGACGAGCGATTGATTGTCGATTATTCGTGCGCACTGCAACGCGACATTTTATTGCAGGGTCGCATTTACGTCACACAGAATTATCTCTGTTTCTACGCCAACATTTTTCGCTGGGAGACGCTGgtaaaatagattttttattttcgtagatgaataataaaagaaaaaaaaaatcaatcgcGATTTATTGATTCCCATTAATCTGATCAATTTCCCTTTTacgttttctctcttttgacttgaaaatcgaaaaaaaataaaataaaaaaggtgcAACTTCGATGGAAAGAAGTGTCTTCgctaacaaaagaaaagacggcTCTGGTGATCCCGAATGCAATCCAGATCTGCACCGATGCGGATAAGcattttttctgttcttttggTGCCCGTGACAAAACCTACGTCGTCCTCTTCAGAACTTGGCAGCAAGCTCTTCTTGATCAGGTTTgtattgatttctttttacttgCATTATACATAGGCTACTACCACACCACTAGAGCCCCGTAACTCTTTGATGCTTCTTTTGCCTGAATTGATGGCGCATCCCAGCTTGTTGTGAGCACCAACAAAACGGTCGCCAACCGACACAGTCACTACCATCTATTGGCTAGTTTTTGAGGCCAGTGCAGCAAAACGGGGGGGGGCTCTGGAAACACAGATAAAATTGCCTCGTTATAAAGCCAATGACCATgtgaaaaaatgaagaagggATAAGAAAGATAACACTTACGTAGGGGTTGGAGTCGAAAGTCGagagtttttttgtgttttgttttattctacTTTCCATTTTACTTCCTTCTTTCCCCACCACAATCGTGGATGATTTTTTCTCTCACTCTCATTTCTCTCTGATTGGTTACGACGCTTCCGTCTCGGTtcgttggtttttttttgttttttgttttttgtgtttttcacaCGCCTTCGTTCGTTCGTGGTCGTCACCGTCGGCGGCTCTGTTTCTCCTCTTTCGGACAACACGAAACTAacgggaaaaacaaaaacgatccGACATTTGCAGCCGTTGGGTAATCAGGAATTGTGGAAATTTGTCCATTCGGTGTACGGCACGGAGTTGGGATTCAGCAGCAACGACGAGGCTGGAACGTCAACATCCATCGTTTGTGGCGTCAGCGCTTCTGCCGGCGAGGCGTCCCCTCTCTCCGAAGTCAATCAAGTCCAGCCGTCCATTTCTCTGCAGCAACTAAGCTCACCTAGTCCGTCGTTGCATTCGGCCCAAACGTCCAACGACGACGACAGTGGCAACGTCGTCCATCCCATCAGTCACAACGTGATCCGCAATCGTCATCATCACTACAGCCGACGTCATCAGGTGGGTCCTGATTCTCACTCTCTCGCTGCATGTTTGTCCGTCTGTTTCATCCGTCTGTCCGTCCATCTGGTTTGGCTGCCTGTTACTCTCGCTTTCTGTGTGTCGCCAAGTCCCAGCAACAGATGGCTTTCAAAACGTTGTAGCACTTTCTAAGCGTTAGATGGCGTTGGCTGGAATCAACAGCCTGACGGATAACGAAAGAAGACGAGAAAAGTTtgggtagaaaaaaaaaccaacacaGCACGTCTGACAAGCGTGCACACGATCAAACCAACTGAACTCGTTTGAGCTTGAAATTGGTTATGCTGGTGGTTGTTCCTACTTGCCGGTAGGGCACGTGTGGGTTGGCTTTTTTCCCTATTTATTTACATGGAAAAGATTTTCCGTTCATGAAGGGACCACTTCAGCGAGAAAGAGAGACGTAGATGGGATCTGTGGAATGTTCGAACGACTGTGACAAAAGAAGATGGCCCTCGACGTTTTCATCAATTTAGGGAGACTCTGCTCTCAATTGGAAACGCGTTCGTAAATCATATCAAAGGTTATTGCCGATAATCGACCGCACTCGttctcgtttgtttttttgttttttctatttgaaaaaataaaaaagacgaTTTAGATATTTCGACGGAAGAAACGGCACTGAAATTTAGACTCACGCTTAATATCGTCGGTCGGTCATCTTAAAATTGATATTTGTTTTCGAAATGTTTTTAAACTGACGTCACATGTTTCCTGCGGCGATTCGTGTTCCGACCAGCTGTTCGAGTACGCGTGCACCGAGTTGACAGAGTTGCGCTGCGTGTGTCCGATTGTGGTGGGTGTAGGGGAGAGAATCAAcaaattcaacattcaaaacaCTTGCGCCCCCGTCGTACCGAGATGGATTGTTGATTTAAATAATGAATCAGTCGATCATCACACGTATTTGAATTGTTGATGGTCTTTCTCTACGCCGTCACTACGTTGAGGTGTTATTGAAAAATTGTCCTTCACTGTCATGCCTCTGAAATATGCAAATTGATGATGAAAAGGGAATGGCGGGAATAAGGATTCCTAAGGAATAGGGTAGCAGTTAGGAGGAGCGTGAATAGAGTataggaagaaaaagaacaatcCGAATCGGGTTCTCAAGGACGGACCTGAGTGAGTAAGCCACATCCTCCttttatgtttttacttctcgctctctctctctctccgctCTGTGTCTGCTCTTTGACGATGTTGGCGTAGTATATAGTAGTGAGAAACGGCGAGTGTCGAGTCCAGTGCCGCCAACCAGCACAACAGCAACGCATAGAGCAAGCAGAAATACGTGAAAGATGACGAGCGACGAGGTGAGTGTGGCGTCGCATCAACTTCTGTTGCCGTTATCAGTGGAATACAcggaagtagaagaagaaccCGTGGAAAGTCATAGTAGTTATACGAGTGCAAGCGAAAGTATGACAGAAGATCATGCAGATGATCATTTATGCACGGCTGCTGTCGTCATTGTCGTTGACGATCCTGTTTCACACGTGACAGTAGTAGAACCACCTCCGCAAATTCAGGTATCCCGTCTCAAAGGTTTTatgtttgttgtttgattttttcgatttattttgatttgatgTGATGCGAATGACGTTGGCTATATTAGACGGTGGCAGCAACTGCTCTGGACGAATTGTTCTATCTCATTTCAATGGATGGCGAAGCGCTTTTCTACGATTCCAtccattcttcttcttcttcttcttcttgaagcTTTTCCTTTTATTCTTTCTAGTCGCGCAAATTGTTTCTATTTTGCTCTGGTCGCTTATCTATTACACTCTGTTTATTTCCCCTTTGCTATTCATTTCTGACTCTGTAGCTCGGCCTATCGAACTCATTTTAGATCCAATCAACCCAACGAGTCCCAagtggtttttttatttttataaaaagaACTTGGATGCAAGTAGAGCCTCGCCAAACGGACACAGGCTAGAGATGTTCAGTGTTGAGACAAGATTAGAATAGAAGCACCGGGAGATGACGTCATTTTCTCACTCTCGACattagccttttttttttcatttcccttttcttgGTTCCTTTCACaaggttttctttcattttattgGAAGTTGACCAACTTCTTTatgctggaaaaaaaaaaacgatcccAGTGC
This genomic window contains:
- the LOC116916962 gene encoding protein Aster-B isoform X6, which translates into the protein MRSCGMCRTSISICNQETAKKKFRNLESSEEQSTPIRNRIRRSETLPPIICSSEGDSAEIPNGNMATSGLDHGGGSSHLVSPERLAPALSYPCLFTATTTSSGQLSTTATSTSGIATSTLLASSPNLAGSAVETTTTTLSSSSSSNSNSNSSSSEATEATTTGPAPVVAAFSSSSPLNSSSSSSTGCCNGSVADHEMSPLVSPPSPILGGHQRPSRSRSPSSPSPTRPNESSSREASLEKASGSGGGTGGVDVSLDQISVEGGESGSAGSMRSFEHLPRNMPSGPESTNGSKLASSLFYFAQQGRSGGRKKSAWYQMLNPTYRSRCEDFKRIFKDLPVDERLIVDYSCALQRDILLQGRIYVTQNYLCFYANIFRWETLVQLRWKEVSSLTKEKTALVIPNAIQICTDADKHFFCSFGARDKTYVVLFRTWQQALLDQPLGNQELWKFVHSVYGTELGFSSNDEAGTSTSIVCGVSASAGEASPLSEVNQVQPSISLQQLSSPSPSLHSAQTSNDDDSGNVVHPISHNVIRNRHHHYSRRHQLPSDTTGSDWRESLGISSGTSAVGDGGSSIIGGGGGSAVGGGPSVIIMKDMPSAGGGGSAGDADVPPRYSETSESEDDRYMNDEAVQCPVLHEGREMVSMVMPMSVDELFTLLFTNSTFYIDFITTTRKCTDLQVSPWQEAETNPAEKFRTVAFTIPLNNNIGVKSTRAVESQTLLDVSRAGDFYAIDVEASNSGIPYAETFAVCCHWCLMRSGYRKSRLVIYSQIKYKKSVWGIVKTFIEKNAWAALEENFDQMKRSLLAMQSSRDAEDVRIERRAELPSSSGTGSGGAMGVVGPMGGSGPLKKRHHLHSRATRRRKDGMMDNGVDKRGLVESPRSSGSVKQSATGSGASVGAGRLSKTAISSSLSSSSSSPNAPSSASSPPGGCSAVFYVVLVSLILLLCTNGFLFSKIWALEQLAEELARHPPSCLSAANMADLRVLTAQPKSPEEWMRILRQQETLYRSTESKWRSTLSAMSGYLKQTQESLTNLEKEIEPDSDLIRAILEKIQSPASSSPVPPVKYHPPRSTSASDDHHTELPS
- the LOC116916962 gene encoding protein Aster-B isoform X1; its protein translation is MSLEKSLIIENDESPPGTVRLVKQLSEPNDFNSSINNAHSSALISRQSSSKSLGRSSTADSSFDSISPEPLSLESSEEQSTPIRNRIRRSETLPPIICSSEEVLNNEDSNDEFKGDSAEIPNGNMATSGLDHGGGSSHLVSPERLAPALSYPCLFTATTTSSGQLSTTATSTSGIATSTLLASSPNLAGSAVETTTTTLSSSSSSNSNSNSSSSEATEATTTGPAPVVAAFSSSSPLNSSSSSSTGCCNGSVADHEMSPLVSPPSPILGGHQRPSRSRSPSSPSPTRPNESSSREASLEKASGSGGGTGGVDVSLDQISVEGGESGSAGSMRSFEHLPRNMPSGPESTNGSKLASSLFYFAQQGRSGGRKKSAWYQMLNPTYRSRCEDFKRIFKDLPVDERLIVDYSCALQRDILLQGRIYVTQNYLCFYANIFRWETLVQLRWKEVSSLTKEKTALVIPNAIQICTDADKHFFCSFGARDKTYVVLFRTWQQALLDQPLGNQELWKFVHSVYGTELGFSSNDEAGTSTSIVCGVSASAGEASPLSEVNQVQPSISLQQLSSPSPSLHSAQTSNDDDSGNVVHPISHNVIRNRHHHYSRRHQLPSDTTGSDWRESLGISSGTSAVGDGGSSIIGGGGGSAVGGGPSVIIMKDMPSAGGGGSAGDADVPPRYSETSESEDDRYMNDEAVQCPVLHEGREMVSMVMPMSVDELFTLLFTNSTFYIDFITTTRKCTDLQVSPWQEAETNPAEKFRTVAFTIPLNNNIGVKSTRAVESQTLLDVSRAGDFYAIDVEASNSGIPYAETFAVCCHWCLMRSGYRKSRLVIYSQIKYKKSVWGIVKTFIEKNAWAALEENFDQMKRSLLAMQSSRDAEDVRIERRAELPSSSGTGSGGAMGVVGPMGGSGPLKKRHHLHSRATRRRKDGMMDNGVDKRGLVESPRSSGSVKQSATGSGASVGAGRLSKTAISSSLSSSSSSPNAPSSASSPPGGCSAVFYVVLVSLILLLCTNGFLFSKIWALEQLAEELARHPPSCLSAANMADLRVLTAQPKSPEEWMRILRQQETLYRSTESKWRSTLSAMSGYLKQTQESLTNLEKEIEPDSDLIRAILEKIQSPASSSPVPPVKYHPPRSTSASDDHHTELPS
- the LOC116916962 gene encoding protein Aster-B isoform X2, which produces MSLEKSLIIENDESPPGTVRLVKQLSEPNDFNSSINNAHSSALISRQSSSKSLGRSSTADSSFDSISPEPLSLESSEEQSTPIRNRIRRSETLPPIICSSEEVLNNEDSNDEFKGDSAEIPNGNMATSGLDHGGGSSHLVSPERLAPALSYPCLFTATTTSSGQLSTTATSTSGIATSTLLASSPNLAGSAVETTTTTLSSSSSSNSNSNSSSSEATEATTTGPAPVVAAFSSSSPLNSSSSSSTGCCNGSVADHEMSPLVSPPSPILGGHQRPSRSRSPSSPSPTRPNESSSREASLEKASGSGGGTGGVDVSLDQISVEGGESGSAGSMRSFEHLPRNMPSGPESTNGSKQGRSGGRKKSAWYQMLNPTYRSRCEDFKRIFKDLPVDERLIVDYSCALQRDILLQGRIYVTQNYLCFYANIFRWETLVQLRWKEVSSLTKEKTALVIPNAIQICTDADKHFFCSFGARDKTYVVLFRTWQQALLDQPLGNQELWKFVHSVYGTELGFSSNDEAGTSTSIVCGVSASAGEASPLSEVNQVQPSISLQQLSSPSPSLHSAQTSNDDDSGNVVHPISHNVIRNRHHHYSRRHQLPSDTTGSDWRESLGISSGTSAVGDGGSSIIGGGGGSAVGGGPSVIIMKDMPSAGGGGSAGDADVPPRYSETSESEDDRYMNDEAVQCPVLHEGREMVSMVMPMSVDELFTLLFTNSTFYIDFITTTRKCTDLQVSPWQEAETNPAEKFRTVAFTIPLNNNIGVKSTRAVESQTLLDVSRAGDFYAIDVEASNSGIPYAETFAVCCHWCLMRSGYRKSRLVIYSQIKYKKSVWGIVKTFIEKNAWAALEENFDQMKRSLLAMQSSRDAEDVRIERRAELPSSSGTGSGGAMGVVGPMGGSGPLKKRHHLHSRATRRRKDGMMDNGVDKRGLVESPRSSGSVKQSATGSGASVGAGRLSKTAISSSLSSSSSSPNAPSSASSPPGGCSAVFYVVLVSLILLLCTNGFLFSKIWALEQLAEELARHPPSCLSAANMADLRVLTAQPKSPEEWMRILRQQETLYRSTESKWRSTLSAMSGYLKQTQESLTNLEKEIEPDSDLIRAILEKIQSPASSSPVPPVKYHPPRSTSASDDHHTELPS
- the LOC116916971 gene encoding uncharacterized protein LOC116916971, which gives rise to MTSDEVSVASHQLLLPLSVEYTEVEEEPVESHSSYTSASESMTEDHADDHLCTAAVVIVVDDPVSHVTVVEPPPQIQTVAATALDELFYLISMDGEALFYDSIHSSSSSSS
- the LOC116916962 gene encoding protein Aster-B isoform X5; amino-acid sequence: MRSCGMCRTSISICNQETAKKKFRNLESSEEQSTPIRNRIRRSETLPPIICSSEEVLNNEDSNDEFKGDSAEIPNGNMATSGLDHGGGSSHLVSPERLAPALSYPCLFTATTTSSGQLSTTATSTSGIATSTLLASSPNLAGSAVETTTTTLSSSSSSNSNSNSSSSEATEATTTGPAPVVAAFSSSSPLNSSSSSSTGCCNGSVADHEMSPLVSPPSPILGGHQRPSRSRSPSSPSPTRPNESSSREASLEKASGSGGGTGGVDVSLDQISVEGGESGSAGSMRSFEHLPRNMPSGPESTNGSKLASSLFYFAQQGRSGGRKKSAWYQMLNPTYRSRCEDFKRIFKDLPVDERLIVDYSCALQRDILLQGRIYVTQNYLCFYANIFRWETLVQLRWKEVSSLTKEKTALVIPNAIQICTDADKHFFCSFGARDKTYVVLFRTWQQALLDQPLGNQELWKFVHSVYGTELGFSSNDEAGTSTSIVCGVSASAGEASPLSEVNQVQPSISLQQLSSPSPSLHSAQTSNDDDSGNVVHPISHNVIRNRHHHYSRRHQLPSDTTGSDWRESLGISSGTSAVGDGGSSIIGGGGGSAVGGGPSVIIMKDMPSAGGGGSAGDADVPPRYSETSESEDDRYMNDEAVQCPVLHEGREMVSMVMPMSVDELFTLLFTNSTFYIDFITTTRKCTDLQVSPWQEAETNPAEKFRTVAFTIPLNNNIGVKSTRAVESQTLLDVSRAGDFYAIDVEASNSGIPYAETFAVCCHWCLMRSGYRKSRLVIYSQIKYKKSVWGIVKTFIEKNAWAALEENFDQMKRSLLAMQSSRDAEDVRIERRAELPSSSGTGSGGAMGVVGPMGGSGPLKKRHHLHSRATRRRKDGMMDNGVDKRGLVESPRSSGSVKQSATGSGASVGAGRLSKTAISSSLSSSSSSPNAPSSASSPPGGCSAVFYVVLVSLILLLCTNGFLFSKIWALEQLAEELARHPPSCLSAANMADLRVLTAQPKSPEEWMRILRQQETLYRSTESKWRSTLSAMSGYLKQTQESLTNLEKEIEPDSDLIRAILEKIQSPASSSPVPPVKYHPPRSTSASDDHHTELPS
- the LOC116916962 gene encoding protein Aster-B isoform X3, whose product is MSLEKSLIIENDESPPGTVRLVKQLSEPNDFNSSINNAHSSALISRQSSSKSLGRSSTADSSFDSISPEPLSLESSEEQSTPIRNRIRRSETLPPIICSSEEVLNNEDSNDEFKGDSAEIPNGNMATSGLDHGGGSSHLVSPERLAPALSYPCLFTATTTSSGQLSTTATSTSGIATSTLLASSPNLAGSAVETTTTTLSSSSSSNSNSNSSSSEATEATTTGPAPVVAAFSSSSPLNSSSSSSTGCCNGSVADHEMSPLVSPPSPILGGHQRPSRSRSPSSPSPTRPNESSSREASLEKASGSGGGTGGVDVSLDQISVEGGESGSAGSMRSFEHLPRNMPSGPESTNGSKGRSGGRKKSAWYQMLNPTYRSRCEDFKRIFKDLPVDERLIVDYSCALQRDILLQGRIYVTQNYLCFYANIFRWETLVQLRWKEVSSLTKEKTALVIPNAIQICTDADKHFFCSFGARDKTYVVLFRTWQQALLDQPLGNQELWKFVHSVYGTELGFSSNDEAGTSTSIVCGVSASAGEASPLSEVNQVQPSISLQQLSSPSPSLHSAQTSNDDDSGNVVHPISHNVIRNRHHHYSRRHQLPSDTTGSDWRESLGISSGTSAVGDGGSSIIGGGGGSAVGGGPSVIIMKDMPSAGGGGSAGDADVPPRYSETSESEDDRYMNDEAVQCPVLHEGREMVSMVMPMSVDELFTLLFTNSTFYIDFITTTRKCTDLQVSPWQEAETNPAEKFRTVAFTIPLNNNIGVKSTRAVESQTLLDVSRAGDFYAIDVEASNSGIPYAETFAVCCHWCLMRSGYRKSRLVIYSQIKYKKSVWGIVKTFIEKNAWAALEENFDQMKRSLLAMQSSRDAEDVRIERRAELPSSSGTGSGGAMGVVGPMGGSGPLKKRHHLHSRATRRRKDGMMDNGVDKRGLVESPRSSGSVKQSATGSGASVGAGRLSKTAISSSLSSSSSSPNAPSSASSPPGGCSAVFYVVLVSLILLLCTNGFLFSKIWALEQLAEELARHPPSCLSAANMADLRVLTAQPKSPEEWMRILRQQETLYRSTESKWRSTLSAMSGYLKQTQESLTNLEKEIEPDSDLIRAILEKIQSPASSSPVPPVKYHPPRSTSASDDHHTELPS
- the LOC116916962 gene encoding protein Aster-B isoform X4 translates to MSLEKSLIIENDESPPGTVRLVKQLSEPNDFNSSINNAHSSALISRQSSSKSLGRSSTADSSFDSISPEPLSLESSEEQSTPIRNRIRRSETLPPIICSSEGDSAEIPNGNMATSGLDHGGGSSHLVSPERLAPALSYPCLFTATTTSSGQLSTTATSTSGIATSTLLASSPNLAGSAVETTTTTLSSSSSSNSNSNSSSSEATEATTTGPAPVVAAFSSSSPLNSSSSSSTGCCNGSVADHEMSPLVSPPSPILGGHQRPSRSRSPSSPSPTRPNESSSREASLEKASGSGGGTGGVDVSLDQISVEGGESGSAGSMRSFEHLPRNMPSGPESTNGSKLASSLFYFAQQGRSGGRKKSAWYQMLNPTYRSRCEDFKRIFKDLPVDERLIVDYSCALQRDILLQGRIYVTQNYLCFYANIFRWETLVQLRWKEVSSLTKEKTALVIPNAIQICTDADKHFFCSFGARDKTYVVLFRTWQQALLDQPLGNQELWKFVHSVYGTELGFSSNDEAGTSTSIVCGVSASAGEASPLSEVNQVQPSISLQQLSSPSPSLHSAQTSNDDDSGNVVHPISHNVIRNRHHHYSRRHQLPSDTTGSDWRESLGISSGTSAVGDGGSSIIGGGGGSAVGGGPSVIIMKDMPSAGGGGSAGDADVPPRYSETSESEDDRYMNDEAVQCPVLHEGREMVSMVMPMSVDELFTLLFTNSTFYIDFITTTRKCTDLQVSPWQEAETNPAEKFRTVAFTIPLNNNIGVKSTRAVESQTLLDVSRAGDFYAIDVEASNSGIPYAETFAVCCHWCLMRSGYRKSRLVIYSQIKYKKSVWGIVKTFIEKNAWAALEENFDQMKRSLLAMQSSRDAEDVRIERRAELPSSSGTGSGGAMGVVGPMGGSGPLKKRHHLHSRATRRRKDGMMDNGVDKRGLVESPRSSGSVKQSATGSGASVGAGRLSKTAISSSLSSSSSSPNAPSSASSPPGGCSAVFYVVLVSLILLLCTNGFLFSKIWALEQLAEELARHPPSCLSAANMADLRVLTAQPKSPEEWMRILRQQETLYRSTESKWRSTLSAMSGYLKQTQESLTNLEKEIEPDSDLIRAILEKIQSPASSSPVPPVKYHPPRSTSASDDHHTELPS